One Siniperca chuatsi isolate FFG_IHB_CAS linkage group LG1, ASM2008510v1, whole genome shotgun sequence genomic window, AGGCACATTTCACACACAGGGTGTAATGCAGTCAGATtaacataacttaatttaaccACAGTTTACTGTTTTTATAAATGATGGCAATGGCAATTGCAGCCAAATGGTAATAatatttattgtctgtttttaaatctCTGACAGTGTTGTCAGGTGTTGGTGCCATCACAGTGGACATCCCGAAGGACGTGTATGAGTATGCCAGGGGTGACAACATCACACTGCCCTGCAGTTTTCAAACCAAAGGCAAATCAATTGTCATCACGTGGTCTGCTCAGGCTGAACAACTGAACGCTAAATCGGTCAGACTACTAcgatgtgtttatgtgtttatatactgtatatgcatgtgtgcatggtTCTCTATTGATCAGTACAATCCTAATTCATTAGTACTGGATTATAAATAAGAACAACAAGAAGACAAGAGAACTTtgctttcttcctcctttttaaTGTTCCTCTGATGCTGTCGTTGTCTAACAGGTCACAATCCTCACGTATTTTTCTGGTGAAGCCAGTACTGACATCGATACGATGTATGAAGGTCGGGTGTCCCTGGACTTAGACATTGCCACGGGAAAGGCCAACCTGAAACTGTCCTCCATCACACTAGCAGACAACCGTCTGTTTGAGTGTAATGTCCTGGTCCCAGGTGATAATAAGGGCACCTCATCTGACACTGCACGCTTGGTGGTTCTAggtaacattacatttattttcaaataaatattctgcttttaagTGAGCATTTGAGATGTTAAATCTCAGTGAGTATCGCGTTTTGCATATAAATATGTAAGCTATTGCAGCAGGTCATGCTTACAGCAATGAAGTGCAATGTGCATGACATGTGGAAGTAGATCATCAAAAGGACACTTCCTGTGTTTTAACCAACTTTGTTACTTCACTGTGTTACCAGTTGACATATTTATGTTAAACACTCATTCTAAATTGTGTAACAACATATTAATATCCTTACTAGAAAATTAGTTAAttcatatttactttttaatatcTAGATTGACTGTGTAGATTGAATGAGTTACATTAGAcatgttttattgtaatttttaagGACAAATCAcacctttttgttgtttgttttttcttatagTGGCTCCATCTAAGCCCATTTGTAGGATCCAGGGTAAGGCAGAGTACGGCCAGAACATCAACCTGACATGTTTGTCTGAGGAAGGCTCCCCGCCACCCACTTATAAATGGGAAAGTCGAGATGTCAGCAACATGCCTCGTGTTGCAGACCCCCGAACCACAGACAGTGAGTATTAGTGACACAGTTTCTGACAGGACTATTGATGCTGAAATAATATAAGTCAACTGTTGGCACAGTTTACAAAAGAACGACCATGGTCATGACGAGGGTGAGAATCATGCCACCTTCTGCTCCATTTAATATACAAGTTGGAAGCTTAACCTCCGTCACGCGACCGCTTTCGAGTCAATTCTAAACCACGTTTGATGTTCAAAGGTGAATCACATGTTGGTTTGTAGCGCTCACAAATCCCAAGACTTTTACTTCAAACACTGATGATGTTTTGAGGGTCAACACAGTTCACTGTTGAGCTTCTGAAGTTTGGTGATTTAGGCtgtccaaaaaagaaaaataatcggAGGCAAATACTAATGTCAATAtttgagaattttaaaaaaacacactacatttatttttacataataGAAACAAACACTTCTGATTAGGATCcgttaaatttggttattaaagaaatGTGACCAAGATGtgtactgagcaggacattttacagtctcTTGTGGACAAAAAACACTGTTCTGAAATGACCTCaaccaaatactgtatatggcaTTTCTGTATTGCAGTTTCTTGTTACTTTGCCGACGCCAACGTATCTGCGATATGCTAAAATCAGACATCAGTATCATCTGTGCTTATGCATTGGTCAGACTCTACTTAAATGGTGTTCCATAGAGTCCATACAgacattgtcatttgattgtATAGGTTTCAGGGTGAATAATTGACAGGACGACAGACAGATCAGCACTGATACCAATAATGtcactctttttttgtctgtataaAAGTACTATTTCATTCCTCTGTATCATTACACCATTGTATCACCAAAATCTACAATCAAACTTTTAGGAACTACGATAAACAGCACTGATTATTGATTGAGCACCCTTTGGTTTATTATGAGCAGTAACACTGTAGAACTTGTAGTctataaaataagaaaacaatgaaatcaTGATAGCagcaatgtgtttatgtgactctctttttttttcagagggAGGCATCCTGTCTCTATACAATATCTCCAAAGATGCATCAGGATACTACATCTGCACCTCAACCAACAAGATTCGCTCTGCTACCTGCAACATCACCCTCGCAGTCATGCCACGTGAGAGAAACCTTCTTATAGCAGTTTTCTATTAACTATTTTCAATCTGGGAACTTAGTATTCCCAATAAATACATCTTCACAACAATGCATTATAATATGCATCCTTCTCTTCTGTTTCTCCCAATTCGTCTTCCTTCCTGCAGCTTCCATAAACGTTGCCTCCACTGCAGGAATCATTGGTGCAGTTGTCGCCTTTTTGATCATACTCATCGTCATCATctattgctgctgctgccggaAGAAGAACAAAGGGGAGGAATACGCCATGGGGTAGAGTTTTTCTCCCTGAaagacacatgcaaacacactcacactgacaaACCAGATGCTGTGATGTGAACAGAGGTTAACATCTGATACAGCCCATTCATGAGGCTGAATGAGCAGGTGGTCGGTCATATCGGGGCATTTAGGTTGAAAAGTGTTTctcataaatattaaaaagaaaagaaacaatgatTGTTGCAGTAAAATTTAAAGGTGTCAAAGAGACCTACTTATAGCCAAAAGATCAAATATAGCTCACAAAAGATCAGACACAAACTGTTCAGTTATTAAAATGCagaactgaaaaaagaaaagctttgaGACTGCTTTTGCACATCTCAAGTCCTCAAAAACTAGAAAGATCTATTCTTAAAGAGGAAGCAAAAAGTAATCTTAACAGCTTATCTACATTTGACATCCAGTTTCGCATACTCTTCATGTAAGTAATGGAATCACCAAGACTGACACCTCCCCAAAAATCCTTCCTTAACTgaattataaacaaacaaagaagcTGCAAGTCAACATTACACATGAACACGCTTCATATATTAGCACTTTGTTCCTTTTGCATGGCCATATTTGCTCCATTTGATCAAATGACTATTTATCCTATGTCTATCTCTGATTGcttgatatatattttgtttttatcgaGCCAAGCCAAAGATTTTTGAATCTCAgtatcaaaaacacaaaagcttGCATTCTTCACACAAGCAGCGTGAGCATTTGTGATGATGAACACAGACAATATCCTACACATGTCGCTGAGTCATATATGTTGACAGGATTACGTGCTCGTATTCCATCTGATAGTTAAAACAATTTTAGCTTTAGACAAACCTCACCTGCTACCAGATTTCTTTAGCTAAATTTGTGAAGATAAGTCTACTTCTAAAATATTTCAAGAACCAACCACAACAACACAGCTGATGTGGTTTCAAGGCAACAATGGTGGAAGGTTTGTTCCAGGTGAATGCTGCcaaagaaatacaacaaaataaaaacctttcACACCCAAACATCTGACTGTTATGTGTTCGCCTTCCAGAGTTCGTGAGGAACAGTACCATGACAAAGAGCCAACTACAAATGGTGAGAGTCGCCGCACCGATGGGCAAGAGGTCATAGAGAGTCATGATGACTCCAGTGTGAAGAACACTGCTGATCGCAGAGACCACTACGAGGAACGGAGTGAGCAAGGCAGTGACTATGATGATCACCGCAGCAACTACTCCGACCGCCGTGACAAGTACAGTGACCGGCATGAGCGCTATGACGATGACCGCCGCTATGACGATGACCGCCGCTATGACGATGACCGCCGCTATGATGATGACCGCCGCTACAATGGCCGCAGAGACCGTCATGAGCCCTATGATGATCGTGATCGTGACAGACCACCTGTGCCAGCCCTTAAGCCACCAAGGAGGGACTACAACAATTAAGGCCTCCAACCTATATCAACCACTGTCTTCCATCTTCTGTTTTATCTCCATTGACTTTACTCCAATGGCAGCCAGTTACCTCACACTCTAGGTGTGACCTAATTGGctcaaacaacatttttgccTCCATGGATCTTGTTGTGACATAATTGGCTCAAACACCACAACTATACTAGACTTAAGAGGAAGCACAATCTGTAATTTTCTGTTTGAGAGGTAGAACAATTTTGAGAGTGAAGTCGTTTGTGGGAGGATTAGTTGAGGAAAGGCTGGGAACCCAAAATCTTACCCGTTTTTAGACAGGGAGTGGGTGGGTAGGTCGAGTCAACAGTTACAAACTCTCTGGCTCAGGTATAAATGCCTGGGCAGCATTTATACCTGAGCAAGATCTGTACCTTTTGTTGTGAACCAAAACGTCATACAAATATTAGGAACTGGACAAACATTTCACAGATCCTCCAGAGTTTTTTAGACTGCTGTGTAATCTACAAGTTggtattttagttttaaatgcaATATGTTGGCATTATTATATAAGAATGAGGccttatgtctgtctgtctgtgtgtttgtcttgatTTGAGGTGGCTTCTGCTGTTGGGTATAACTGGTGGTAGTTTGTTTGCTTAGGAAACTAATATAAAGGGCTTCATTTTTCTTCAGTCATTCTTTACGCTTAATaggattatttttgtttatttgagttACATACTTATATACTATATCCTTGTACAGAAACGTAGATATTGAACCAGTTTTAATGTCCTTGAGTGCTTGCTGTCATTATATTATAGAAACTAGAACAAGAAATTCCTGATTGTTGGGACTGACAATGTCCCCACAGATGTCtcagggttgttgttttttaattgcAAATGAAAATCCTATTTTGAACATGTCTAAACTTTGAACATAAACAGAATATAACCTCTAGCCATGCCACCTTCAAATATGCTTTTTtatgttgaattattttataGAGAGATTTCTGttgaaatacaatgaaatatgaTAATGTAcatatgcttttattttatccGAGCAATGGCAGTTTTACATTGGGATTCATCAAAATCTTTtgttattgtgaaacattttgagATGCATTCATTTTATGATAtatgctggaaaaaaaataaagttgatGAAATCAAACTAACAAAGCAGCTTCTTGCAACTGTATGAATCCTGAACACTAGATGGCAACATCACACCTCCTAAACAACTAAATTCTCAAATGATGACATGCTATACTACATGTggggtaaaaataaaaatattattattagaagtagtagtagtatttggGGGATTAGTTCACGCCTGAAActgttattatcatttttattaacCGTTAAAAATGTCCTCACCATGTTTCAGACTTCACTCTCCCGCTGCCCTGTCTATAGAAAAATGCGTCTGCCCCCCCGGATATGGGGTCATGtggacttcaaaataaaattacaacagATAAAACGTTCTGACGTTTCTGCCCTAAAGAAAATGTGATAGGCCATACACCTGGTGTGCGTTATTATTTTCAGGGATGGCGAAAGCAGTCTATTGACATTTTACTTAACTTATTAAGATTTATCTGAACAAAATTTAATTACCACGACGCGAAGGTGCTCAAGTAAATATTAGCCTAAATAaatctatttaaatatttaaaattatttaaaaaaaatagtcatAGGCCTACTCTCGAAATTAATCATTAGTAAAGCAGCATAGCAATACAAATCATCTTATCTTTGAAAAGCTACTATTCATACATAATATTGGCCTCTCATGAGAGTAACTCAATATGCTGAAATCAAATTTTATTCCAGTGTTGTATAGTAGCCTACGGGGTTCGGTGTCCACAGTCGCTGGGTATGTTATGGAATAAACTACATTCATCTCTTGCTCTGAATGTAATGTCGTACATTCTTACATATTTCACAAGTAGTGCAGCCATCACATGAATGCAgtgtagacaaaaaaaaatagcctGCAATCAATTTGTTACACCATTCAAGACTGCGAAAACATTCACTTTTAGTATTTCACCGGCAAGGCTTGGCAAAACATACAAGCCACCGGTACAGCAGCGCCGGGCACTGAAACTAGTCTTCTTCTATTTTATGTGGCTTTCAGTAATGTGCCACCGACAACTTACTCTGCCACCGACTGGCGAGTGCAATAAATGTGTAACTCTGAACGAAAGAACTAAATGTTAAAGTATATTGTAGCAAGTGTGTTGCCACTATGCCCCCCCCGGCACAAATTCCGCCGCAGAAGTGCGTTTGCAGgtaatgtctttttatttacaccgtctgctgacacacacaactATCATCAGAACACAAAACACTCAACCACAGCGCTTTTAGGTCATCCGGCTTGCTCGCGCTGGTCAAGATCGTCTTCTTAACGCCGTCCATATGCTGAACCCCGAGTCCTACAGTCAGCCAGCCTGTTCGTCtctgtccatgtgtgtggcagccgTCAGGTCCTGCACGCTACTGCATAtgacactgctcacctgagccactcccccacctctccctctgcagctgacaacTAACCATACCCTCCTCCACAtatattataaaagaaaatgttaaattaaattggGCAGGCATTTAAAACATCTTTTACAGCTACCACACAAATCTGCAGtaacaaagcttttattttgaaagcatcTGCCAGAAGTTTcgagttttattttgataagcTGCTCAACGCTGGTGCAGCTGCTCGCGCGCCGCGGTCCCGTTATCCAGCCAGTTAAGTTAACTGTCGACGGGAAACATCGTCCAGGGATGAGacgaaagagaaaagaagacagCGTTCATCAGAAAACTTGGATGAATTTCACCTGCAGgatttggaaaatgtttttgttgtcgAAGTGGTGGATTTTTATCGTTTGGCTGACAGGTAAGAGAAgatgaacagaaagaaaagatggaATCCACTCTGGGTAAAGTCGTGTAACAGGTTGTTTAACTCAGATTTAAGTTTGGAGTAACAATAAGCTAACCTGCACTGGCTTGTTAACGTTAATGATGGAGCCTTAACAGACGAATTAAGCATTTAGATTCAAACTTTTTCCCCCATATTGATAATTATATTGTATCAGTGATTCTTCCTTTCTATTCTGCCAAAGCTGCAATATTTTACACAGAAGGTATAGGTTGGTGCTCTCTGGTCCGGTATAGCATTACTGCAGACGACTGTTATTTAGTCATGTGTGAA contains:
- the LOC122874532 gene encoding cell surface A33 antigen-like produces the protein MEGRISTLTLLCLVLSGVGAITVDIPKDVYEYARGDNITLPCSFQTKGKSIVITWSAQAEQLNAKSVTILTYFSGEASTDIDTMYEGRVSLDLDIATGKANLKLSSITLADNRLFECNVLVPGDNKGTSSDTARLVVLVAPSKPICRIQGKAEYGQNINLTCLSEEGSPPPTYKWESRDVSNMPRVADPRTTDKGGILSLYNISKDASGYYICTSTNKIRSATCNITLAVMPPSINVASTAGIIGAVVAFLIILIVIIYCCCCRKKNKGEEYAMGVREEQYHDKEPTTNGESRRTDGQEVIESHDDSSVKNTADRRDHYEERSEQGSDYDDHRSNYSDRRDKYSDRHERYDDDRRYDDDRRYDDDRRYDDDRRYNGRRDRHEPYDDRDRDRPPVPALKPPRRDYNN